In Paenibacillus sonchi, the genomic stretch TCATCGTTGTGAGCGGCCTGCTGGAGGGAGTCGCCAGAGTCAGCGAGATCATGGCCGCAGCAAAGGCACCGGAGGATATCATGCAATATTACCGCGAAGCCATAGGGCTGCTGCTGCAGGGGATCCGTGCCCGGTAGTCCATCCCGGTTAATAACGCTGCTCATGTAAGCCTCCAATGAGTGGGAGGAATGGTGGAATGAGAGGTAAAAGTACCTTTGAATTCTCCGCGAGCGTGCTACGGTACCTCACAGGGTGATTTTCTTGTTGTCTTTAAATAGACCGGATGGTCGGTCTTATTGTTTTTTTGAAATTTTTTACTTAAGGGAACACCAAGGATATGAAGTTGGGTTCTGGAAATACGGGGGTTACTCAAATGACATTGTTACTTAGAAACCGGGGAGCGATGCTGCTCCTGATGCTGAATATATTTCTGGCGTTTACAGGGATCGGACTGGTTGTCCCGATTATGCCTACTTATATGAATGAGCTGGGGATCGGAGGCAGCATTGTCGGACTGCTGGTGGCAGCTTTTTCGCTGACCCAGCTGATCCTGTCGCCTCTTGCCGGAGGGCTGTCCGACCGGATGGGCCGGAAAAAATAATTGTCGGCGGGCTGGTTGTATTTGCGTTGTCGGAGCTGCTGTTTGGTCTTGCTGAGTCAAGCTGGCTGCTGTTTGCGTCGCGAATGCTGGGAGGCGCCGGAGCGGCAATGATTATGCCTGCGGTCATGGCCTATGTGGCGGATACGACCTCTATGGAGGAACGGGCCAAAGGCATGGGGCTGATCAATGCGGCGATTACCACCGGTTTTATCATAGGACCGGGTCTCGGCGGCTATCTGGCTGAGCTTGGCATTCGTGTGCCCTTCTTCGCAGCTGCGGGGGCAGCGGCATTCGTTGCTGTGATGACCCTTATTGTACTGCCGGAGTCACGTTCAAGTGCAGAGCTGGGGGCAGCCAAGTCTACACAGGAAAATAAAGATAGTAAAGACAGTAAAGACAGTAAAGACAGCCTTATTACTCAACTGGTGCGTTCCTACCGGGAGCCTTATTTCTTCGGGCTGGTGATTGTCTTTGTGCTCTCCTTTGGACTTGCCAATTATGAGACAGTATTCGGATTGTTTGTCGATCATAAGTTTGGCTTCACGCCCAAAGATATCGCTTTTGTGATAACCTTTGGTTCGATTTCGGGGGCGGTGATTCAGGTTACGGCGTTCAGCTGGATTTTGAATCGTTTTGGGGAAAATAAAGTCATTTCGGCTTCACTGCTTGTTTCAGGCCTGTCCATCCTCCTGACTCTATTTGTGCATGGCTACTGGGCTATTGTCACTGTAACCTTCATTGTGTTTCTTGGGATGGATATTTTGCGGCCCGCTGTCGGTACGCAGCTCTCCAAAATGGCGTCGGAGTCGCAGCAGGGCTTCGTGATGGGCATGAATTCCGCGTATACAAGTCTAGGGAATATTGCCGGACCGATTGTTGCCGGAGTCCTCTTTGACCTCGATATCAACCTTCCGTATACTGTGGCTGCGCTTGTGCTCATGCTCTGCTTTATCATGTCGCTCGGTTCAAGAAAGCGGATGAACCGCCCGGATCTGCAGGCGAAACAGGCCGATTGATATGCTCTGGATTTTGGCACGGGGCTAATCTGTGATACTATTTTAGGTAGACCATATGAACACAGACCGTGTACGGAAAGAGGGATTTCATTGACGGTGGATACGAATCAAGCGGGTCCTGCGGCTGAAGAAGCGCTGGCCCGTCAGGAGCAGGAAACGATTACGCAGGCGATTGCCAAGGAGCTTGGCATCAGCGTGAAGCAGGTACGGACTACGGTAGGGCTGCTGGATGAGGGGAATACGATTCCTTTTATCGCCCGGTACCGCAAGGAAATGACCGGGGAGCTGGACGAGAATGTCCTGCGCGATATTGAAGAACGGCTCAGCTATTTGCGCAATCTCGGGGACCGGAAAAAGGATGTGCTCCGCAGCATTGAAGAGCAGGGCAAGCTGACAAAGGAGCTGCAGGAGCAGATTCTGAAGGCGGTGAAGCTGCAGGAAGTGGAGGATCTGTACCGCCCGTTCCGCCAGAAGCGTAAGACGCGCGCCAGTGCCGCCAAGGAGAAGGGGCTGGAGCCGTTGGCAGACTGGGTAATGGAGCAGCGCCGCCAAGGCCAGCCGCTTGAGGAGGCTGCAAAGTATATAGATGCCGACAAAGGCGTAGAGAGCGCAGAGCTTGCTCTTCAGGGTGCGATGGACATCATCGCGGAGAACATTGCCGATGATCCTGCCGTCCGCTCTTGGGTCCGCCAGTATACAGCGAGTCAAGGCATACTGGTCTCGGAAGCCAAGGACGCGGAGCAGGAGAGTGTCTACGAGAACTATTACAATTACCGTGAACCGGTACATAAAATGCCGCCGCACCGCATCCTCGCCATCAACCGCGGCGAACGGGAGAATGTGCTGAAGGTCGGCATAGAAGTGACTGCCGACAAGATTCATGCCTTTATTCTGCGGAAGCTGGTGAAGGGGCCTTCCCCGGTCAAAGAACTGCTGGAAGCAGTGACCGAGGATGCCTACAAACGGCTGATCGCGCCTTCCGTGGAGCGCGAGGTACGCGGGGAGATGACGGAAAAGGGAGAAACGCAAGCGATTTCCATCTTCTCCGGAAATCTGCGCAGCCTGCTGCTGCAGCCGCCGGTGAAGGGGCGGAACGTGCTTGGCGTCGACCCGGCCTACCGCACCGGCTGCAAGCTGGCCGTGGTGGACGACACCGGCAAGCTGCTGGAGGTGGCGGTCACCTATCCGACGCCGCCGAACAACAAGAAGAAGGAGGCGGCGGCGAAGTTCAAAGAGCTGATTGCCAAATATGGCATCCAGCTCATTGTGATCGGCAACGGCACCGGCTCGCGGGAGACGGAGCAGTTCACCGCCGAGGTGATCGCAGAGATCGGCGATCCGGGGCTGGCGTACCTCATTGTCAATGAGGCCGGAGCCAGCGTGTATTCCGCCTCCAAGCTGGCGCAGGAGGAGTTCCCGGACCTCGATGTGGCGGAGCGCAGCGCCGCCTCCATCGCCCGCCGCGTGCAGGACCCGCTCGCGGAGCTGGTGAAGATCGACCCGAAGGCAATCGGGGTCGGGCAGTACCAGCATGACGTCTCCCAGAAGCATCTGGAGGAAAGTCTGAAAGGCGTCGTAGAGTCGGCGGTCAACCATGTCGGTGTCGATGTGAATACCGCCTCCGCCTCCCTGCTGTCCTATGTCGCGGGAGTCAATGCGACCATCGCCAAAAATATAGTGAAGTTCCGCGAGGAGAACGGCAAGTTCACGACCCGGAAGCAGCTGCAGAAGGTGCCGCGCCTTGGCGCCAAATCCTACGAGCAGTGCATCGGCTTCCTGCGTATTCCCGGCGGCGACAACACGCTGGACCGTACGCCTATCCACCCGGAATCCTATCCGGTGGTGGACCGGCTGTTCCGTGAGCTGGGGCTGGATGTGGCCTCGCTCGGCAGCAAGGAAGTAGCCGAACAGCTTCAGGCGCAGGATGCCGCCGAGCTGGCGGTGAAGCTTGATGTCGGCGTGCCTACGCTGCGCGACATCCTGGAGAGCCTGCAGCGTCCGGGCCGCGATCCGCGCGAGGAGCTGCCGCCGCTGATCTTCCGCACGGATGTGCTGAAGATCGAAGACCTGGTTCCCGGCATGGAAATGCAGGGAACTGTACGCAATGTGATCGATTTCGGCGCCTTCGTCGATATCGGCATCAAGAACGACGGGCTGGTGCATATTTCCCAGCTTAGCGGCAGCTACGTGAAGCATCCGATGGACGTTGTCTCCGTGGGAGACAATGTCACCGTATGGGTGATGGGCGTCGACCTCAAGAAAGGCCGGGTCAGCCTGACCATGCGTCCGCCGCGCGACAATAACGGAGGCGCGAAATAAATAAATTATCCCACCACCTGCCCCGGAAGATGAGGCGGGTGGTTTTTTGGTTATTTAGGAAATTATGATTATTATAATTCCCCTTTTTGTGGATATGATTTGCCTAAAGTTGGGAATCAGTCGAAGTTGATCGCCATTTTCCGACATAACGACAAATAGCGCTTACGAAGAGATAGCTGAGTAGTGCTAATAGTGCTAATAGTGCTAATAGTGCTAATAGTGCTAATAGTGCTAGCAGGGCTATATAACTTGAACTTTAGTTTTGCATTGTGGGGTATGGTCGTCACTGCGGGGAATGTTTGGACTTCCAGCCGCTGTTGTCGTAAGAATTTCTTGGTTTGAACCGCCTTTAGCGGTTGAAATCTGGTGACTGATTATGCTTCCGAAGCGAGCTTTCCTACGGAAAGCTTTCAGGCGGACGCATCCGCTCTTCCAGTTCCAAACTTCCCCTCCGCACTTCTTTCCTTTTATGAATTCTTTAAGTTCAACTTATATAGTTGGAAAAAGGGAACTTAATTCTCCCCAAAATCAACAATTGTAGGATTTAAGTGGAAAAAGGGAACTTAGTTGGGTCACTTTACCTCAGTGAGGGATGGCGTAAAATAAGTTGTGTACCAAGATTTGGGGCCTAGTAGGCAACAAAAAAGTAGGGTATTCTCGGGATTACGACACCACCAAGAAAGGAACCCTACTCAATGACTATTGTACCCGAAAATATGCTGAATAATCTATTTGAAAATCTTGTTACTCAATTTGTGAAAGAGAACTTAGAGTCCATCATGCGAGCAGAAATCCAAGAATTCATGGCTACGGAAGAGTCCGGTCCAAGCAACAGTCGCAATGGATATTACCCGCGCAATCTGCACACGAAATACGGAAATGTGGAGAATCTTAAGGTTCCTCGTGACCGTCAGGCTCTGTTCCAGACGCAACTGTTTGAGCCCTACCAACGGCGGGACGGTTGGTTAGAAGAGGCCGTCATTCAGATGTACAAAAGCGGAATGGGGACACGGGATGTGGCCCGGTTCATTGAAAGTATGTTCGGCAGTCACTATTCTCCCACGACGGTCAGCAACATTACGGCAACCGTCCTCGAAGACATTCACCAGTGGCAGAAGCGCCCTCTGCAAAAGCGTTATTCCGTCATCTATCTGGACGGATTATACGTCAAACTCAAACGTGGCACCGTCGGCGGAGAAGTGGTTTATTTCGCGATGGGCATTGACGAGGAAGGCCACCGACAAATCCTCGGGTTTTATGTGGGGGGCCAAGAAAGCGCCAATGGCTGGCGGGAGGTCCTGAAGGATCTTTACGACCGCGGAGCGCAGGAGGTCTTGCTCGGCGTGTTTGACGGACTCCCCGGCCTGGATGGAGCGTTCCGCGAAACGTATCCGAAGGCAGACGTACAGCACTGTGTGGTTCACAAGATTCGGTCGACCTTTCCCAAAATACGGGTGCAGCACAAAACCGAAGTCATTGAAGATCTAAAGACGATCTACACCTCAGCCGATGAGGATGTGGCCCGGGCTGCATTCGATACCGTGAAGGCCAAATGGGGCAAGCTCTACCCGAAAGAGATGCAGTCATGGGAAGAGCAATTAGCGACCTTACTGACGTTCTACAAGTATCCAGCGCTCATTAAGGAAGCCATCTACACGTCCAATCCCATTGAACGAATGAATAAGGAAATTCGGAAGCGCCTCAAACCCATGAACAGCCTCACCAATATGGATGCGGCAGAGAAGATTGTCTATCTGGATGTCGTGGAGTATAACGAGCGCTTTGGCGAACGAGTGATTCGCGGTTTTGGGGATCTAGAGGTAAAGAAGAAACTGAATGAGATGTTTGAGGCACGATATCCTGCCCAGGAATTGCAGGAAAAGTAGCCCATTCTCTCGTTCTTGGGGGTGGGGATTCCCCCACCCCCAAGAACATCCCTACCACCTAAAACGAATACTCGAGAAGATACTCTACGCTTCTTACACAAACTTCTTGACGCTACCCAGTGAGGGCGAAATGAGCTGAATTAGTTATCCTTTTTCCACTTAGCTTGCGGAGAATAGGGGGCACGGGCAAATTAGTTATCTTTTTTCCACTTGGAATGCCGAAGGATTCGTAAAGGGTTCTCCAGGCAACGCTAAACTGAAATTATAAACGGCTGCATTGTCCAGTGAAGGACGGTACAGCCGTGTTTTGTTCAACAGGAAATTATACAAAACCCCAAAAATCCGAATCTCTTGGGAGCTTCAGATGACCAGTTGCAAGGGGATAGGAGAAGTCAGGACCGTACGTAGAGTAACGCGGACAGAGAAGGCGCCACTCTCGCTACCCGTTAGAATAACCTTTTTCCGGCGAAATCCACGGACAACGGAGGCGTCCTCCCGGAAACTACTACAGCATGCACGGGGCTCGAGGGGAAGTCTGCCGGGGTATTGTACTAAATAGTTATAACTATTTTTCATCTTTCTGTCCTCTAACCTCCATGTTATGATTTGGAAAAAATACGAGACAGGTGGGTAAGCTATTGAATGAAACCGTAATTCGGAATTTTAGGCAGGAAGATATGGCAGCGCTGGGTGAATTTTATCAGGCGGTGACGGCAAGCGGTCCTGTGATCTTTTGGTGGGTGGGCGAAGAAGAGAATTATGAAAATGTGTTTTGCGCTTTTGAAGGAAATCAGATGGTAGCCAAAGGCCAGGTTGGGGTATTCAATATCATTCCAACTGAAGGTGCGGCGGAGAATAAGCATAAGATCTTTATCAATTTGAAGGTTGTGCCGGGCAGGGAAGAGGATGTGGAACTGCTGAATGGTGTGTATGAGCGTCTGCTGGCGCGGGCAGTTGCTGTGAAGGAGACGCTGCCGGAGGGTCACGGCACATTATTGTGTGTGGGGAATTATTCGACCGAAACGGGGTATCACCGTTATTTTCAGGAGCAGCAGGGCTATCAGTATTTACATAGTCTGTATAGCCTGCAACGTGACTTGACACAGCCCGTTGTGGAAATGCCGCTTACGGAAGGACTGGACTGGATACACTGGGGGATGGAGACCCGTGAAGAGCAGAACCAGTACATGAAACTGGAATCAGAGGTGTGGCCGGATGCACCGATTGGAGCGGAGCGGCTTGCTGAATATCGCGCCCATCCGCTGTGGACCGCCATTATTGCCCGGGAAGCAGGGACGATGGTCGCCAGTGTGATGGTATGGCAGGAGGACGCGGGTGGCGTTATCGAGGATGTGTTCGTCAGGGAATCCTGGAGAAGACGCGGCATTGCCCGTTTTCTGCTGGCTGAAGCCCTGAAATATTTGCAGGGGCACGGGCTTGAAACCGCCTCACTGATAACAGAAACCGGCAACCACTCCGCCCAGGCCCTGTATCAATCGGTTGGTTTTCACATTGAAAGCGAAGAAACCAGATACTATATAGAGCTGTAGAACTCTGCAAAAAGCGGCACTGCTTAGTCTATGATGACCACACAACAGAATGCAACCTCCCGATAATCCCGGCCTGTGGCTGAACGATCGGGAGGTTTTCCTTTGGTCAACTGCACAATACATTTCGTCCGAACATCAATATTATTTAATGAGGCCAGCCTTTATACTGAAAGCGTGTTCAACAAGAGTTATAGGGGGCTGTACAATGGAAGGATTAACAATAGGCTGGTATGGGGCACTTGCGGGACTGGCGCTCGCGATTATTCTGATCCTGAGAAAGCTGAATCCGGTTTACTCCTTATTTCTGGGGGCTATCGCAGGTGCGCTGATTGGCGGGGCCAATCTGGAGCAGACGGTCAGTGTACTTGTAAGCGGTACGCAAAGTGTCATGGGTACGGTTCTGCGCGTGCTTGCCGCCGGTGTATTGGCAGGGGTGATGATGGAATCGGGAGCGGCCGAAACGATTGCCCAGGCCATCGTGAAGAAATTCGGCGGGAGCAAAGCCATTCTGGCGCTGGCGCTGGCTACGATGATAATTACAGCGGTAGGGGTATTTATCCCCGTGGCCGTACTGATAGTGGCACCGATTGCTTTATCTGTAGGCAATAAAATGGGAATCTCCAAAATGGCGCTGCTGCTCGCACTCTCCGGCGGCGGAAAAGCAGGGAACATCATCTCACCCAATCCGAATACGATTGCCGCTGCGCGGGGGTTCGACCTGGATCTAAGCCACGTAATGCTGGCCGGCTTCATTCCGGCAGTCTGCGGCTTAATTGTAACCGTTATCGTAGCTTCTCTTTTGAAAAATAAAGGTGTAAGGGTGCTGGACGGGGAAGCAGTGTACAACGAAATTGACACCTCCAAATATCCGCCGCTCGGCAAGGCAATCGTGGCACCGCTTGTTGCGGTCATTCTGCTGATGATCAATCCGATCGGTTCGCTCACGGGCATCGATGCTCTTTCCCGAATTAAAGTTGATGCCTTGTACATTCTGCCGGTTGCCGGAATTATTGGCCTCCTGGCCATGGGCCAGGGAAACAAAATTTTGGCCTTTACTTCATCCGGCCTCAATAAAATGACGGCAACGGTGCTGATTCTGATCGGTGCCGGGGGATTGCCGGACTCATTGCCGCTTCCGACTTGTCCGTGCAGATCGTCAGCCTGATCCAGGCGGCGGGGATTTCGGGAACTTTCCTGGCACCGATCTCCGGTATTCTGATGGCGGCCGCTACCGGCTCTACCTCGACGGGGGTTATCCTGGCGACGGGTTCGTTTGGGCAAGCGATTTTGAATATGGGCACGGCGCCGCTGGCCGCAGCGGTCATGGTGCATACCGGAGCCACTGTCATCGACTCCCTGCCGCAGGGCAATTACTTCCATGTCACAGCGGACAGCATGAAAATGTCGATTAAGCAGCGGATGGGGCTCATTCCCTATGAAGCGGTGGTTGGCGGGACGATGGCGGTTGCGGCGACGGTCATTTACGGGTTTTTGTTATAGAGTACAGGCATTAATATATGGTATGGGGTGAGAAAATGGTAGAAAAAGAAAAAACATTCGTACTGGCGCCGGATTCCTTCAAAGAGAGCATGACTGCCAAAGAAGTCTGCATTGCCATGGAAAAGGGGCTGCGGAAGGTCTATCCGGCTGCCCATTATATTCATGTGCCGATGGCTGACGGCGGGGAAGGAACTGTACAGTCCCTGGTTGATGCTTCGGGCGGGAAAATTCATTATAAAGAGGTGAACGGACCGCTTGGGCAAAAGGTTACGGCGAAATACGGCATTCTTGGCGGCGGACAGACTGCGGCGATTGAGATGGCTTCCGCGAGCGGCATCCATCTGGTGCCGAAGGAAACCCGGAACCCCTTGATCACAACCACTTACGGCACCGGAGAGTTGATCCGGGAGTGCCTGGACCGGGGCATCCGCAAAATCATCATCGGCATCGGCGGCAGCGCGACGAATGACGGGGAGTCGGCATGGCCGAGGCGCTCGGGGCCCGGTTCCTGGATGAGTCGGGAGCGGAACTTCCCCGGGGCGGCGGCAGTCTGGACAGACTGGCAAGCATAGATATTTCTGCGCTGGACGAACGCCTGCAGCATGTTCAAATGATTGTTGCCTGCGATGTGACGAATCCGCTGTGCGGGGAGCAGGGGGCTTCCCGGGTATTTGGCCCCCAAAAGGGAGCTACGCCGGAAATGGTGCAAAAACTTGATGCGAATCTTGCCCATTATGCGGCGGTCGTGAAGCAGCAGCTTCACAAGGATGTGCGTGATCTGCCCGGCGCGGGTGCTGCCGGAGGGTTAGGCGCAGGGCTGCTGGTCTTCACCCAGGCTGTGCTGCAGAAGGGAATTGAGATTGTTATTGAATATACCGGCCTGAAGGAAAAGCTGGCTGGCGCCGATGTGGTGTTCACAGGCGAAGGCGGCATTGATTTTCAGACGAAGTTCGGGAAAACTCCCTACGGTGTCGCCCGTGCAGCCAAAGCCGGCGGACAAAAGGTCATCGCTGTCGCCGGTTACATCGGCGAGGGCATAGATGCCCTGTATGAGGAGGGCTTCACGGCAATCTTCGGCATTGTTCCCGGGGCCTCCGGCCTGGAGAAGCTGCTGGCCGAGGGGCCGCAGAACGTCGAGCGGACCTGTGAGAATATCGCGAGAATTCTGAAGCTAAGCGAATAGCATAGAAAAACAGCGGCCCTGGAGTGTTCTCTTCAGGGCCGCTTATCGTGTGAAGCAGCACTACTTGTAGAGCGCCAGCAGACCGTGCGTGAGCTCGAACAGCTGGAGCAGATTGCGCGGATCTTTTCCGGTCAGGGCCTGAATCCGTTTCAGGCGGTATTGCAGCGTGTTGCGGTGGATATTCAAGTCATCGGCGGTATGGGAGACGCTGCAATTATGGTTAATGAAGCTTCGAAGCGTCTCAATCATATCTACGGCATCCTCCAGCTTGGCGGCGGTGTTCAGCGGGGCCAAGGAAGCGTGGCTCAGCTTCACCAGAAATTCCACGTTTTCAAAAGCGATGACCTGTGCAGCAGGCTTCAGCGCCAGCAGAATATTCATCGCGGATCTGGCCTGGCGGTAGCTTTCGGCTATGCTCGCTTCCTGCTTGCCGGCGGCGATCAGCGCTTGGGGCTGGCCCCGCAAAAGCTCGCGGATCAGCGGCCTTGGATCGCCTGACTCCTGTAAAATAAGCAGCTGCGTCTCTTCATCCATAGCAAATGAAGGGTAGCGCAGCAGCAGCTTGTCCGGGTCTGCTTCGGCATTGAAATGCTTGATGTACAGCACCACGGTTTTCAGCAGCAGGTCGATTTGATACGGCGCTGCTTCTTTCCTCAGCTTTTGGGAATAGGCTCCCTGATGATTCAGCAGCAGTTCAAGGAAGGCTTTTTTGCGATTCGCTTCATGGGCCAGAGTCTCCAAGCTGTTGCGCTGCTCAATTAACAGGGATACGGTAGTTCTGACAATATTGCAAAAAGGGCGGACCTCATCCGGATTACCTGAGATGCCGATTACTCCTACGCGGGTATGACCAATTACAATCGGTTCATTGGTGCCTTTTTTCTCAAAACGGCTGTCCTCCCAGACCTCAACCATTCTCCCGGTGGACAGCGCCTGGACCGCTCCCTGATGCACCGTGCCGATCCGTTCCCTTCGGCCGCTGCCGATAATAATCCCGTCTGCGTTCATGATATTAATATTGTATGGGATGTCCGTCATCATTTTATCCACGATCTCCTGGGCCTGATTCTCGGAAAGCTGGAACAAATCCACATCCTCCTTCGTCAAATGGGTAGATAACGGTTAGGGCCTTGCGGCTGATCCGTTACATTGAAGTTGTTGTGCATCTGAACAAAAGTATAGCGGTTTTTAATGCTGTTGTCAGGGGCACTTGTCTGGTTCGGGTAAATCTGGTTTATGTGCAACATTAATCCAGCTGCGGACGTCTAAATACAGAGAGAGAGAAACAGCAGCATAAGGAGGGATTTTCAATGATTACTGTAAAAAAAATATTAGGGCATTCCGCCCTGGCCGCTCTTTTGCTGGTCCTTGCGGCCTGCAATTCAGCGTCTGAAGCGGAGCCGCAGCAGACCCAGGGTTCGCCTTCGCCAAGCGCGTCAGCGAGCGCAGCGCCAAGCGCGTCAGCAAGCGCAGCGCCAAGCACGTCAGCGAGTGCAGCACCAAGCGCGCCAGTGAGTGCAGTGCCAAGCGCGCCAGCCAGTGCAGCGCCGGCTTCTTCGGAACCGGCAGAGAGCCAGGTGCCGCAGGCTCCGGGCGTACCGGAGGAAGGGACGCCTCCTACAGCTATGGAATCGGCAAGCACAGTGCTGCGAGCCCTGAGCCGAGGCAATATGGAGACCCTCGCATCCTGGGCGCACCCCGACAAAGGTGTCCGTTTTTCACCTTACGCCCATGTGGATACGGCAACTGATCTGGTATTCACCAGAGATCAACTGGAGGGGCTGATGAAAGATTCTAAACCGTACGTATGGGGTAAATTCGCCGGTTCGGGGAGAACATCAAGCTGACCTTTGCCGAATACTTCAAGCGGTTTGTCTATGACGCCAACTTCATGAATAAGGCTGAAACGGCTCTGAATAAGGGGCTGGGGCAGGGAACAACCCTGAATAATATCAACGAAGTCTATCCCAAGGACAGCTACGACTTCGTAGAATATCACATCGCCGGCGTAGATCCGGCCAATGAAGGCATGGACTGGCGCAGCCTGCGCCTGGTCTTCGAGAAGATGGGCGAGGACCGCGCCCTCGTGGGCATCGTCCACGATCAATGGACGCCATAATAGAAACGAGACGGACGCACCACTGGTTTATTCCGGTGGCAGCGTCCGTTTTCTATATGAGCCACTCATTGAAAAAATACCGGAAATGCCAAGGGGAACGAAGATTGAACACAGGGACGGACTGAGAATCCGTTATTTTGCCTAAAACGGCCCTGTCTGCGGGTGTTTTAGGCTAATAAGCGCACTGGAGTCCGGAACCATCCGAATTCGTGCCCATGCTTCAGCGTCCGGCGGTCAGTGTCCCTGCGGCATGTTCCCTTCCGTTTGATCCACGCCAAAAGACCGTGCCTTCGGGGGCACGGTCTCTTTAGGCCTATCTAAGCAGGTACATCCGGGCCTGCAACCCGGGCCAGCCCTCCAGCTCCAATCCAAGCTTACCTTACACTGGAACCGGAGGATGAAGGAGCAGCGGTTAGGGACTTGGCAGTTGCGGTATAACCTTCCGGCAGATACGTTACTGCGGTGCCCTTGGTGATGACCATCGGGTACATTTTGCCCGGGTCCGGCTTGGTTACACTGAAATAGATGACCGCCGTCTTGTCTTTGCCGAATTCGATCCGGTTAATAGCCAGTCCATACCCCGGGTTCGGCAGATCATTGACGGTAAGTGTAGCTTTGTTTACGCCTGGGCCGGCTTTTTCCAGAGTTATTGAACC encodes the following:
- a CDS encoding Tex family protein, with the protein product MARQEQETITQAIAKELGISVKQVRTTVGLLDEGNTIPFIARYRKEMTGELDENVLRDIEERLSYLRNLGDRKKDVLRSIEEQGKLTKELQEQILKAVKLQEVEDLYRPFRQKRKTRASAAKEKGLEPLADWVMEQRRQGQPLEEAAKYIDADKGVESAELALQGAMDIIAENIADDPAVRSWVRQYTASQGILVSEAKDAEQESVYENYYNYREPVHKMPPHRILAINRGERENVLKVGIEVTADKIHAFILRKLVKGPSPVKELLEAVTEDAYKRLIAPSVEREVRGEMTEKGETQAISIFSGNLRSLLLQPPVKGRNVLGVDPAYRTGCKLAVVDDTGKLLEVAVTYPTPPNNKKKEAAAKFKELIAKYGIQLIVIGNGTGSRETEQFTAEVIAEIGDPGLAYLIVNEAGASVYSASKLAQEEFPDLDVAERSAASIARRVQDPLAELVKIDPKAIGVGQYQHDVSQKHLEESLKGVVESAVNHVGVDVNTASASLLSYVAGVNATIAKNIVKFREENGKFTTRKQLQKVPRLGAKSYEQCIGFLRIPGGDNTLDRTPIHPESYPVVDRLFRELGLDVASLGSKEVAEQLQAQDAAELAVKLDVGVPTLRDILESLQRPGRDPREELPPLIFRTDVLKIEDLVPGMEMQGTVRNVIDFGAFVDIGIKNDGLVHISQLSGSYVKHPMDVVSVGDNVTVWVMGVDLKKGRVSLTMRPPRDNNGGAK
- a CDS encoding IS256 family transposase, whose product is MTIVPENMLNNLFENLVTQFVKENLESIMRAEIQEFMATEESGPSNSRNGYYPRNLHTKYGNVENLKVPRDRQALFQTQLFEPYQRRDGWLEEAVIQMYKSGMGTRDVARFIESMFGSHYSPTTVSNITATVLEDIHQWQKRPLQKRYSVIYLDGLYVKLKRGTVGGEVVYFAMGIDEEGHRQILGFYVGGQESANGWREVLKDLYDRGAQEVLLGVFDGLPGLDGAFRETYPKADVQHCVVHKIRSTFPKIRVQHKTEVIEDLKTIYTSADEDVARAAFDTVKAKWGKLYPKEMQSWEEQLATLLTFYKYPALIKEAIYTSNPIERMNKEIRKRLKPMNSLTNMDAAEKIVYLDVVEYNERFGERVIRGFGDLEVKKKLNEMFEARYPAQELQEK
- a CDS encoding GNAT family N-acetyltransferase — its product is MNETVIRNFRQEDMAALGEFYQAVTASGPVIFWWVGEEENYENVFCAFEGNQMVAKGQVGVFNIIPTEGAAENKHKIFINLKVVPGREEDVELLNGVYERLLARAVAVKETLPEGHGTLLCVGNYSTETGYHRYFQEQQGYQYLHSLYSLQRDLTQPVVEMPLTEGLDWIHWGMETREEQNQYMKLESEVWPDAPIGAERLAEYRAHPLWTAIIAREAGTMVASVMVWQEDAGGVIEDVFVRESWRRRGIARFLLAEALKYLQGHGLETASLITETGNHSAQALYQSVGFHIESEETRYYIEL
- a CDS encoding CdaR family transcriptional regulator; the protein is MFQLSENQAQEIVDKMMTDIPYNINIMNADGIIIGSGRRERIGTVHQGAVQALSTGRMVEVWEDSRFEKKGTNEPIVIGHTRVGVIGISGNPDEVRPFCNIVRTTVSLLIEQRNSLETLAHEANRKKAFLELLLNHQGAYSQKLRKEAAPYQIDLLLKTVVLYIKHFNAEADPDKLLLRYPSFAMDEETQLLILQESGDPRPLIRELLRGQPQALIAAGKQEASIAESYRQARSAMNILLALKPAAQVIAFENVEFLVKLSHASLAPLNTAAKLEDAVDMIETLRSFINHNCSVSHTADDLNIHRNTLQYRLKRIQALTGKDPRNLLQLFELTHGLLALYK